In Glycine max cultivar Williams 82 chromosome 15, Glycine_max_v4.0, whole genome shotgun sequence, the DNA window CAATATAAATCCGTAAGTATATATCGTCAATGTTGTTAAGTTATCTacttaatgtaaaattaatgcACCCAAAGTCatgtattaatttttctttttatcttctctttcaGGGAATCTATGATGGTCCCAATTGTCCAGTGAGTTCTACATTTATAAATCACGCCATGTTAATAGTGGGATACGGTTCAATAGATGGTGTAGGTTTTTGGATCGTGAAGAATTCTTGGGACACAACATGGGGAATGTGTGGTTATGCGTTGATCAAACGGGACACAAGTAAACCATATGGGGTTTGTGGAATCCATGCCTGGCCGGCTTATGCCGCAACCAAATGTATTGGATCAGTGAACCCAAGTATAATTAGTTCCATTTGAGATCACAacacttttaaataattataggcGTCTCGAACATGTTAAGGAATAAGTTACTGTTTGATGTGTACAGAGTTTGTTGTGTGTATCTAGCCAAGCTTTCTTGATGCTGTTTTGAACACGCGAGTTCTCCACAGTATATACAAGGGTCTTAAGcataaataaatgaagaaatatGGAACTTCTCCTCATTGATGTAATATATGTTGTGAAAATAAAACAGTTGTATTATGAACCACAGAATGATGTATGATGTTTTCTCAACTTGCATTCTAATTTTGATGTGTTGCTCTAACACAATCACAATTTATactctcaaaatttaaatctaCGTTCCCACAATTGTCAACTATCTTTGCAGGAGTACTGTTAAAGTCTCAATTACACACTAGGGTGTGGGATAGAATTTcccattttttttactagtaaaCCCTCTTTCTTGAAGTTGGACTACACctgacaatttatttatttttcaaatctgGAACATAGTAGACATCACTGAATCACTGACTAGCTGAATTATGTCATTGATTTGAAGTCGAGTAAAAATGGTAGAGAACCACAaacattgatttaatttatgtcaAACATTGATTTGTCAAACAAGCTTTGTTTGGGGACTACCTTCCTCTGCCTCTCCATCAACCGCAAACAGAACCTTTACCTTTATCTATATCGGCACCTTCAAAGCTTGTTCATCTCTTGTATCTTTTGACAATTCATTCTATACTCATTCTACTTTTGTAGCTGGTCTATTGTCATCCAAGTTGTTGGACTTCTCAGTTGAGCAAACATGGTCAAATCTTTTCTATACTAACAACTGATGTCATCTTTACACAATAAATCTTCATCTTGTTTACAATTGTAAGTGTCCAAGCAAAGCACTCATCCACTTTCTCTCCTTCTCTAATCTGAAGAATTTCAAACTCCCTTTTCAATATTCGTAATTGAGATCTCCTCACTCTGATATTAGGGTaagatatttttgtttcattgagtCTCAAACGCTATTGAAACTTTCCCTATCAAGAATAGTCTCCACAATGTTTCCGTCTCTGGCCCAAAACAGAacgtttttcatcttttattatTCTATTGCCTTCGTTTGcaatatttataaatgtttGAAGAAGTTaggattatataataaatataaaagttacaTTAGTtcctattaaaattaaagaatttttttgaaCTAAATTATTATATCTCTGTAATTGTTTACCATGTATGCATTTCTCAGAAAataattctgtttttttttttctttttaaacatgTATTGCTTTTTTAGAGTGTACTTTATATGGATGGAGGGAGGGAAGGAAATGTCTGATTTTTCATGTTGATGTCAAATCTAAATATAAATACCTACGCAAATTTGGGCAAGTATGTATAATGGGCAAATGCATCActtaattattagaaattagGACTCTTTAGACAATGGTCAATGTTGTGTTATAGAAATGAGCAATGGGGTATGGTGGTCATTCATCCTTTTATTTAGCTGTTCTTCATGACTAATTATATATCTCACTTTTGTGGTTCTGATTGCCTAATTGACAATGCAATCTCAAAATAGCCCGGGAGTATCAAGCATTAACAAAGCTCAGaaagaaggagagaaaaaaGCGGGTCAAAACAACAATTTCAACCATCAACAAATAAAGGGATGAATGAGAACCTCACATTAAGCGGacccatattttttataaaacgcAATCCTCTCTTCCTTGAACACAGTAGTACATTTTCCtctgaaccaaaccctcatccaaatTAACCAGCAAGCGGTATTCACAATGGGAAAAGCTGCAATCATCATCCTTGCCTCCACCCTTTGCTTCTTATCCTTCCTAGGCTCTGCTTATGCCCGAGACCGCTTCATGGTGGAGGGCACCGTTTACTGTGACACATGTCGCGTCCAATTCCTCACCAAGTTGTCCGAGATCCTTGAAGGTACTTGTTTCATACCAATTCACACATGACACGTACATGAATCATTACTATACTACATTCACAAACGTGTATAATTTAAACTGCATTTTGTACGACATAATATGGTGTAAAATTGTCACCATGCATAGGCCAATTTTAAATTGCCATTGTGATTTTATACTGTGGttgctagttttgttttttctttttcttttacaaaagtGAAAACCCTAATATTATCATATAGGGCAATATATTGAGACCAATAGCTAAGGTCTACCTAGAGGATTAAGCTCGAATCACAAGAAATTTCACTCAATTACAGCTACTCAATTAATCCTTAAGAGTTAAGAGATATTCCTGTAGAGGAAAGTGGCGTGGGAGGATTCAAACCTACATCCATAAAAAAAAGACGGGAGTTCATACTAAATTCTTAAGTACCTGTATCAACATGTGTTCACACAGACAAACAAAATAGATACTATATAAGGCCACACCTTTAAGAAGTGTTGTTATTTAACAATCCATCTGGTCTTAAATATAACAATGGAAAAATGAGtcacactaattaaaaaaaattagataatcatatatcaattattaaaatttttttaatttatctttcattAAAACTTGgtattaaaaatagtaaaaaatctttgaaattaaaacctgaattaaataaaaaaaaatattttaaagattataatattaaatagggtaagtttaattaaatgtattatatatatatgaaagcaAAATGGAGTATCTCTGATGAATAAATTAATGGTGTAATATTGAAGGTGCTACGGTGCGTGTGACGTGCTCACAAGTTGATAATGCGAAGAACGTGACATTCAGCAAAGAGGCAGTGACagatgcttcggggtcatacaaagTGGAAGTGGAGGGAGACCACGAGGAAGACACGTGCGAGGTAACCCTTCTGAAGAGTCCAAGGCCAGACTGCTCGGAGATTGACCGAGAGTCTCACCTGCAACAGGCTGCCAGAATCAGCATCACCAAAAACAATGGAATAGTGTCCCCTCTTCGCCAAGCCAACCCTCTTGGTTTCCTCAAGAAGGACCGTCTCCCTGGCTGCGCTGACCTCCTCAAGGAGCTTGGAATCAACGAAGATGGCACTCTCTCCGTTTGAACAACAATACATTAATGGGATATAGCTATCGTATATCCCTCTTTTGTTAATTAGCTATCTAAGGAGCTAGGGCTCAATCttctccttttcctctttttttatattttaggatCAAGATGTGAGTATTAATAATGCGTATGAGCTCGTGCCTTAGGGGGGAAGTTTTTTTCTAGACTTTTATCAAATCTCTCAAAGGATCCTCGGCCTTGTACAACTCTCACATTTTCTTATTTGCTGGAGTTAATCATTACTAATATCCGGCTGTTTCAATTCATTCCTTCTATTTCAGCCCTATAGaacaaaatttacaattaatatGACTTCTCATAACGATCTATTTGATACATTATTGTAAaaagtcacacacacacacacacacatatatatatatatcaactaaaacatataaatttataatttataattaaataataataatataaaatgtgtTTATACTGAcagtatattatataaaaatcaataaaataaactatcCATATAAATGTTATGACTATACATGCCCTATGTACAAAAGTTCGTTGCATATCTGGGTTTGCCCAAAAacacatgcattttttttttctcgacaTGGGCTTAATTGATTCGATGGTCGTGTCTTACAGGAACTCATAAAAGCATGCTGGATATCCCTGCGCAGTGTATAGGTGTAGCTCAAGTGATAATTAGTTGAAAAGGGTTTAAGGGCCCTAGCTATTACCACCCACCTCACTGTTATTCAAACCTACCAAGACGTTGgcattatttattttgacaaaattgCTCCATACAACATAAACATGCATTATTTCACACCCCCTACTATGTAATGGAAACAAGTTTATGGTGCATATATCTACCATGATACACAATATATGCATCATatacagaacaaaaaaaattgttttgttgtGTATCAAAAGTATTATTCTAAATACATGCAATACAAACTTGTTTTCCTTatataattggaaaaaaaaaatatgattgtgtgatttagtataaattttgtttttaaagaaatttaattaaaattatttcttaaactATTTCTCGTAAATAACTcggtatatatatgtgtgtgaatATGGAAGAAAACAAGCTAAAATCATCATAGATACACAATGCGATgttgaataacaaaataaacaataaaatacaaaaataacaaatacaagatatataacaaaatacaaaacatgAATTCATCAAGGAGTCTTTCTCATTCTCTGTGTGCACATGCTCGTGAAGTGTCCTCCTATGTTTGCCTCAATACCTGCTCTATATCATGCTGATCGTCTCTCTGGATGCCTCAATTAGTTTGGGTGTCTGCCTAGCTAGCTACTGCAGCATGCCCACGAGGCATAGAGGGGAAAACCTCTTATTGAAGGAGAAATGTATGAATGAGACTAAGTGTAATTTCATAtttgtcaaatttaattagttttaacacAATTCTCATAGATTGGGATACAACGCGTAATtccatatttttcaaatttaacagTGATTATTAACTTGTGAAAGAATTGTGTTAAATTTCAGTATTAAAGTTTTTCACATGCTTCTTCCAACTGTTAAATCTGTTAAATTTTGACAAAAGAAAGAtacagttaaatttttttaccagATTTTAAGAGATTGTAGTAGTAGCAAAACAAAATTTAGAGTAATGCATTAATATGGTAATTTTAGAAATTTcagtaactttttaaaattttagagactaaatttatcgataatattaatttcattaattaatttaatgtgttattctaaaaaatttgtATCGAAAAACGAAAATGGAGTTAAATCATAAGATGCAACGTGTAAGTTTTTGAGAGAAAAACGATTGTCTTAGTCACAAATTACAGCATTAGAGCATGCAAATCGAAGTTTAAGGAAGTAACGGAACCTATTGataaaatacatgaac includes these proteins:
- the LOC100820074 gene encoding olee1-like protein, coding for MGKAAIIILASTLCFLSFLGSAYARDRFMVEGTVYCDTCRVQFLTKLSEILEGATVRVTCSQVDNAKNVTFSKEAVTDASGSYKVEVEGDHEEDTCEVTLLKSPRPDCSEIDRESHLQQAARISITKNNGIVSPLRQANPLGFLKKDRLPGCADLLKELGINEDGTLSV